A single window of Streptomyces aquilus DNA harbors:
- a CDS encoding cache domain-containing protein codes for MSLATATRDKAPEESVAARVRSTLEAVFDAVAATRADTAALLARVAAAGRRPATVDLAALRPGLHGRLARDELVSGVGFVAAPGLLSDVPAWLEWWQTGSDGDVRPLLLDLDPAHSAYADYTHWDWFTLPRDTGERAVAGPYVDYLCSDEYSLTLSAPVQVEGRFAGVAAADVYLRHFEAAVMPMLRRLPGPARLVNARGRVAASTDPRHLVGSLSKGPDFGRVLATGRPAQADGVRLMPCDGVPLVLVSAAQG; via the coding sequence ATGAGCCTCGCGACGGCAACGCGCGACAAGGCACCGGAGGAATCGGTCGCGGCCCGCGTCCGCTCGACACTGGAGGCCGTGTTCGACGCGGTCGCGGCGACCCGCGCCGACACCGCGGCCCTGCTGGCCCGGGTGGCCGCCGCGGGCCGTCGCCCGGCGACCGTGGACCTCGCCGCCCTGCGCCCCGGGCTGCACGGCCGTCTGGCCCGCGACGAGTTGGTGTCCGGCGTCGGCTTCGTGGCCGCGCCGGGCCTGCTGAGCGACGTACCGGCGTGGCTGGAGTGGTGGCAGACGGGCTCCGACGGCGACGTACGGCCGCTGCTGCTCGACCTCGACCCCGCGCACTCGGCGTACGCCGACTACACGCACTGGGACTGGTTCACCCTCCCCCGCGACACCGGGGAACGGGCGGTGGCGGGCCCGTACGTCGACTATCTCTGCTCGGACGAGTACAGCCTCACCCTGTCAGCGCCGGTGCAGGTCGAGGGCCGGTTCGCCGGGGTGGCCGCCGCCGACGTGTATCTACGCCACTTCGAGGCGGCGGTCATGCCGATGCTGCGCCGGTTGCCCGGCCCGGCACGGCTGGTGAACGCGCGAGGGCGGGTGGCGGCGTCCACCGACCCGCGCCATCTGGTGGGCTCGCTCAGCAAGGGCCCGGACTTCGGCCGGGTCCTGGCGACGGGCCGACCGGCACAGGCCGACGGGGTGCGGCTGATGCCGTGCGACGGGGTGCCGCTGGTGCTGGTGAGCGCGGCTCAGGGGTGA
- a CDS encoding FadR/GntR family transcriptional regulator produces MSKVVAVKQQQMNGGARKAVFAPVDSRARVDAVVRRIGDAIELGLLADGEQLPGETELAGQLGVSTVTLREALMALRQQGLVTTRRGRGGGSFVALPEVPGEERLKVRLRGWSTEELRDLGDHWAALSGTAARLAADRTEPDDLGQLRRTAEELTQAADAAARSRVYGRFHVELAAAAQSARLTREQVALQTEVGALLCLVLGDDEYREEVSERLRFVISAVQDGAHELAREQAERCVRESTSRLIALRLTL; encoded by the coding sequence ATGAGCAAGGTGGTGGCCGTGAAGCAGCAGCAGATGAACGGCGGCGCCCGGAAAGCCGTCTTCGCCCCGGTCGACAGCCGGGCGCGGGTCGACGCCGTGGTGCGCCGGATCGGCGACGCCATCGAGCTCGGCCTGCTCGCCGACGGCGAGCAACTCCCCGGCGAGACCGAGCTGGCGGGCCAGCTGGGCGTCTCCACGGTGACGCTGCGGGAGGCGCTCATGGCGCTGCGCCAGCAGGGCCTGGTCACCACCCGCCGGGGTCGCGGCGGCGGTTCCTTCGTCGCGCTCCCCGAGGTCCCCGGCGAGGAGCGCCTCAAGGTCCGGCTGCGCGGCTGGAGCACCGAGGAGCTCCGCGACCTCGGCGACCACTGGGCGGCCCTGTCCGGCACGGCGGCCCGCCTCGCCGCCGACCGCACCGAACCCGACGACCTCGGTCAACTCCGCCGTACGGCCGAGGAGTTGACGCAGGCCGCGGACGCGGCGGCGCGCAGCCGGGTGTACGGCCGTTTCCACGTCGAACTCGCGGCGGCGGCACAGTCCGCCCGCCTCACCCGGGAGCAGGTGGCCCTCCAGACCGAAGTGGGGGCGCTGCTCTGCCTTGTGCTCGGGGACGACGAATATCGTGAAGAGGTCTCCGAGCGACTCCGATTCGTAATCTCGGCCGTGCAGGATGGGGCCCACGAATTGGCCAGGGAACAGGCCGAGCGGTGCGTCCGGGAGTCGACGTCGCGGCTGATCGCCCTGCGTCTGACGCTGTAG
- a CDS encoding ABC transporter ATP-binding protein translates to MEGMAIRLQGLRKSFGETTAVAGVDLEIRDGEFFSMLGPSGSGKTTVLRMIAGFEAPSDGRIELAGQEVTGLAPFERDVHTVFQDYALFPHMTVEQNVAYALKVRKVPKAERLVRARKALAEVRLEGFGKRRPSQLSGGQRQRVALARALVGRPRVLLLDEPLGALDLKLREQMQVELKALQREVGITFVFVTHDQEEALTMSDRIAVFHQGRIEQVGTPAEVYERPATAFVASFVGTSNLLEGESAHRIVGSPGTYSIRPEKIRVLKESAEADQPEHSTAVGTVAEVVYLGDATRFLVDLDAGGRLTALQQNLETSSEDVAAYRGTRVRLQWHRRHAVAVPVPD, encoded by the coding sequence ATGGAGGGAATGGCGATCCGGTTGCAGGGTCTGCGGAAGTCGTTCGGCGAGACGACCGCCGTGGCCGGGGTCGATCTGGAGATCCGGGACGGCGAGTTCTTCTCGATGCTCGGCCCCTCCGGCTCCGGCAAGACCACCGTCCTGCGCATGATCGCCGGGTTCGAGGCTCCGAGCGACGGCCGGATCGAGCTCGCCGGGCAGGAGGTCACCGGGCTCGCCCCCTTCGAGCGGGACGTCCACACCGTCTTCCAGGACTACGCCCTGTTCCCGCACATGACCGTCGAGCAGAACGTCGCCTACGCGCTCAAGGTCCGCAAGGTGCCCAAGGCGGAGCGGCTGGTCCGGGCCCGGAAGGCCTTGGCGGAGGTGCGGCTGGAAGGCTTCGGCAAACGGCGGCCCTCCCAGCTCTCCGGCGGCCAGCGGCAGCGCGTCGCCCTCGCCCGCGCTCTCGTCGGCCGCCCCCGCGTCCTGCTGCTCGACGAACCGCTCGGCGCCCTCGACCTCAAGCTGCGCGAGCAGATGCAGGTCGAGCTCAAAGCCCTCCAGCGCGAGGTCGGCATCACCTTCGTCTTCGTCACCCACGACCAGGAGGAGGCCCTGACCATGAGCGACCGCATCGCCGTCTTCCACCAGGGCCGTATCGAACAGGTCGGCACCCCCGCCGAGGTCTACGAACGCCCCGCGACCGCGTTCGTGGCGTCCTTCGTCGGCACCTCCAACCTCCTGGAGGGTGAGTCCGCCCACCGGATCGTCGGCAGCCCCGGCACCTACAGCATCCGCCCGGAGAAGATCCGCGTCCTGAAGGAGTCCGCCGAGGCCGACCAGCCCGAGCACTCCACCGCCGTCGGCACCGTCGCCGAGGTCGTCTACCTCGGGGACGCCACCCGCTTCCTCGTCGACCTCGACGCCGGCGGCCGGCTCACCGCCCTCCAGCAGAACCTGGAGACCTCCTCCGAGGACGTCGCCGCCTACCGCGGCACCCGGGTGCGCCTCCAGTGGCACCGAAGGCACGCCGTGGCCGTGCCCGTCCCCGACTGA
- a CDS encoding ABC transporter substrate-binding protein, translating to MEYAVRSTLKAAAAAAALLLAATACGSSDDGKGSSATGLNPPDLKAPSKLGKTEGQVNLIAWAGYVEDGSNDPKVDWVSDFEKQTGCQVNSKTAASSDEMVKLMKTGEYDAVSASGDASLRLIASGDAAPVNTDLVPNYRDIYSGLKDGDWNSVDGRMYGIPHGRGANLLMYNTEKVTPAPTSWAAVFDDASKYRGHVTAYDSPIYIADAALYLKATKPDLGIKDPYALDQKQFDAAVDLLKQQNANIGEYWSDYLKEISAFKSGDSVVGTTWQVIANLTADEGAKVKAFVPKEGSTGWSDTWMVSARAKHPNCAYKWLDWIVSPKVNAQVAEYFGEAPANSKACALTSDKNFCTTYHAADESYWKNIAFWNTPIEQCLDGRTDVTCVPYAKWVQAWTEIKG from the coding sequence ATGGAGTACGCCGTGCGCTCTACCCTCAAGGCGGCGGCAGCCGCCGCCGCACTGCTCCTCGCCGCAACCGCCTGCGGATCCTCCGACGACGGCAAAGGCTCCTCGGCGACCGGCCTCAACCCCCCTGACCTGAAGGCCCCTTCGAAACTCGGCAAGACCGAGGGCCAGGTCAACCTGATCGCCTGGGCCGGCTACGTCGAGGACGGCTCCAACGACCCCAAGGTCGACTGGGTCAGCGACTTCGAGAAGCAGACCGGCTGCCAGGTCAACTCCAAGACCGCCGCCAGCTCCGACGAGATGGTCAAACTGATGAAGACGGGGGAGTACGACGCCGTCTCCGCCTCCGGAGACGCCTCGCTGCGCCTCATCGCCTCCGGCGACGCGGCCCCCGTCAACACCGACCTCGTCCCCAACTACCGGGACATCTACAGCGGGTTGAAGGACGGCGACTGGAACTCCGTCGACGGGCGGATGTACGGCATCCCGCACGGCCGCGGCGCCAACCTGCTGATGTACAACACCGAGAAGGTCACGCCGGCCCCGACCTCCTGGGCGGCGGTCTTCGACGACGCCTCGAAGTACAGGGGCCACGTCACGGCGTACGACTCGCCCATCTACATCGCCGACGCCGCCCTCTACCTGAAGGCCACCAAGCCCGACCTCGGCATCAAGGACCCGTACGCCCTGGACCAGAAGCAGTTCGACGCCGCCGTGGACCTGCTCAAGCAGCAGAACGCGAACATCGGCGAGTACTGGAGCGACTACCTCAAGGAGATCTCCGCCTTCAAGAGCGGTGACTCCGTCGTCGGCACCACCTGGCAGGTCATCGCCAACCTCACCGCGGACGAGGGCGCCAAGGTCAAGGCCTTCGTGCCCAAGGAGGGGTCGACCGGCTGGTCCGACACCTGGATGGTCTCCGCCAGGGCCAAGCACCCCAACTGCGCCTACAAATGGCTCGACTGGATCGTCTCCCCGAAGGTCAACGCCCAGGTCGCCGAGTACTTCGGCGAGGCGCCGGCCAACTCCAAGGCCTGCGCCCTGACCAGCGACAAGAACTTCTGCACGACCTACCACGCCGCCGACGAGAGCTACTGGAAGAACATCGCCTTCTGGAACACGCCCATCGAGCAGTGCCTCGACGGCCGCACCGACGTCACGTGCGTGCCGTACGCGAAGTGGGTCCAGGCCTGGACCGAGATCAAGGGCTGA
- a CDS encoding ABC transporter permease: MALITRTAGALHRRPRLRLTLLLTAPLLWLAALYLGSLSVLFVSAFWTTNSFTSEVVKVWSTDNFHELFTVPVFRQVILRSVGVALAVTALCAVIAFPLAFYTARIAKRKWRPLLVVAILTPLWASYLVKVYAWRLILSEGGLADWMLKPFGTGGPGYGLTAAVLTLTYLWLPYMILPIHTALEQLPANLLDASADLGAKGWRTFRSVVLPMVLPSVAAGSVFTFSLSLGDYITVQIVGGKTQLIGNLVYSNIELNLPMAAALGTVPVVVIVLYLLAMRRTGALSSL, encoded by the coding sequence ATGGCCCTGATCACACGGACCGCGGGGGCGTTGCACCGGCGCCCCCGTCTGCGGCTCACCCTCCTGCTGACCGCCCCGCTGCTGTGGCTCGCGGCGCTCTATCTCGGCTCGCTCAGCGTGCTGTTCGTCTCCGCGTTCTGGACGACGAACTCCTTCACCTCCGAGGTGGTGAAGGTCTGGTCGACCGACAACTTCCACGAGCTGTTCACCGTGCCGGTCTTCCGGCAGGTGATCCTGCGGAGCGTCGGTGTCGCCCTGGCCGTCACCGCCCTGTGCGCGGTGATCGCCTTCCCGCTCGCCTTCTACACCGCCCGGATCGCGAAGCGGAAGTGGCGGCCGCTGCTCGTCGTCGCCATCCTCACCCCGCTGTGGGCGAGTTACCTGGTCAAGGTGTACGCCTGGCGGCTCATCCTCTCCGAGGGCGGGCTCGCCGACTGGATGCTGAAGCCCTTCGGGACGGGCGGGCCGGGGTACGGGCTGACGGCGGCGGTGCTGACCCTGACGTACCTCTGGCTGCCGTACATGATCCTTCCGATCCACACCGCGTTGGAGCAGCTGCCCGCCAACCTCCTCGACGCCTCCGCCGACTTGGGGGCGAAGGGCTGGCGCACCTTCCGGTCCGTCGTGCTGCCGATGGTGCTGCCGTCGGTGGCGGCGGGATCGGTGTTCACGTTCTCGCTCAGCCTCGGCGACTACATCACCGTGCAGATCGTCGGCGGCAAGACCCAGCTCATCGGCAACCTCGTCTACTCCAACATCGAACTCAACCTGCCCATGGCCGCCGCCCTCGGCACGGTCCCCGTCGTCGTCATCGTGCTGTACCTGCTGGCGATGAGGCGCACGGGCGCCCTGAGCAGCCTGTAG
- a CDS encoding ABC transporter permease has translation MQLSRSARIALRVAAGFGFVVIYGPLLLVLVNSLNPDRSASWPPSGLTLHWWSVAWDNSGARQALWTSVKAGLGATAIALALGTLIAFAVARHRFFGRDAISFVVVLPIALPGIVTGIALNSAFSTVLEPLGVGLGLFTVVVGHATFCIVVVFNNVVARLRRTSGSYEEAAMDLGANTFRAFADVTFPLVRSALFAGGLLAFALSFDEIVVTTFTAGPGVETLPIWIFNNMTRPQQAPVVNVVAAVLVLLSVIPIYVAQRLSADTATGSRV, from the coding sequence GTGCAACTGTCCCGCTCCGCGCGGATCGCCCTGCGCGTCGCCGCCGGGTTCGGCTTCGTGGTGATCTACGGGCCGCTGCTGCTCGTCCTCGTCAACTCCCTGAACCCGGACCGGAGCGCGAGCTGGCCGCCGTCCGGACTGACCCTGCACTGGTGGTCGGTGGCCTGGGACAACTCCGGGGCGCGACAGGCCCTTTGGACGTCCGTGAAGGCGGGGCTCGGGGCCACCGCCATCGCCCTTGCGCTGGGCACGCTGATCGCGTTCGCCGTCGCCCGGCACCGGTTCTTCGGCCGGGACGCGATCTCCTTCGTGGTCGTCCTGCCGATCGCGCTGCCCGGCATCGTCACGGGCATCGCGCTCAACTCGGCCTTCAGCACGGTACTCGAGCCGCTGGGGGTGGGGCTGGGGCTGTTCACGGTGGTCGTCGGGCACGCCACCTTCTGCATCGTCGTCGTCTTCAACAACGTCGTCGCCCGGCTGCGGCGCACCTCCGGCTCGTACGAGGAAGCGGCGATGGACCTCGGAGCGAACACCTTCCGCGCCTTCGCCGACGTCACCTTCCCGCTCGTGCGCTCGGCCCTGTTCGCGGGCGGGCTCCTGGCGTTCGCCCTGTCCTTCGACGAGATCGTGGTGACCACCTTCACCGCGGGGCCGGGCGTGGAGACCCTGCCGATCTGGATCTTCAACAACATGACCCGGCCGCAGCAGGCGCCGGTGGTCAACGTGGTGGCGGCGGTGCTGGTGCTGCTGTCGGTGATCCCGATCTATGTGGCACAGCGGCTGTCGGCGGACACGGCGACCGGCAGCCGGGTCTGA
- a CDS encoding LacI family DNA-binding transcriptional regulator: MTRRLAEVAKKVGVSEATVSRVLNGKPGVSESTRQAVLSALDVLGYERPTQLRGERARLVGLVLPELQNPIFPAFAEVIGGALAQLGLTPVLCTQTTGGVSEADYVELLLQQQVSGVVFAGGLYAQADAPHDHYRLLADRKIPVVLVNASIEDLGFPGVSCDDAVAVEQAWRHLASLGHERIGLVLGPADHVPSARKLAAARAVGELPEEHVARAMFSIEGGHAAASRLIDRGVTGIICASDPLALGAIRAARRKGLDVPSQVSVVGYDDSAFMNCTEPPLTTVRQPIEAMGRAAVELLNTQINGGFVTREELLFEPELVVRGSTAPPPRS, translated from the coding sequence ATGACGCGACGACTTGCCGAGGTGGCGAAGAAGGTCGGGGTCAGCGAGGCCACCGTCAGCCGGGTGCTCAACGGCAAGCCGGGAGTCTCCGAGTCCACCCGGCAGGCGGTGCTGTCCGCCCTGGACGTGCTCGGCTACGAGCGGCCCACGCAGCTGCGCGGTGAGCGCGCGCGGCTCGTGGGCCTGGTGCTGCCCGAGCTCCAGAACCCGATCTTCCCGGCGTTCGCCGAGGTCATCGGGGGAGCGCTCGCACAGCTGGGGCTGACGCCGGTGCTGTGCACGCAGACCACGGGCGGCGTCTCCGAGGCGGACTACGTGGAGCTGCTGCTGCAACAGCAGGTGTCCGGTGTCGTCTTCGCCGGCGGGCTGTACGCGCAGGCCGACGCCCCGCACGACCACTACCGGCTGCTCGCCGACCGCAAGATCCCGGTGGTCCTGGTCAACGCGTCCATCGAGGATCTCGGCTTCCCGGGGGTCTCCTGCGACGACGCGGTGGCGGTGGAGCAGGCCTGGCGGCACCTCGCCTCGCTGGGGCACGAGCGGATCGGGCTGGTGCTGGGCCCGGCCGACCATGTGCCGTCGGCGCGCAAGCTGGCCGCCGCGCGGGCCGTGGGGGAGCTGCCCGAGGAGCACGTCGCCCGCGCGATGTTCTCGATCGAGGGTGGGCACGCGGCGGCCTCCCGGCTCATCGACCGGGGCGTCACCGGCATCATCTGCGCCAGCGACCCGCTGGCGCTCGGCGCCATCAGGGCGGCCCGCCGCAAGGGCCTGGACGTCCCCTCCCAGGTGTCGGTCGTCGGGTACGACGACTCGGCGTTCATGAACTGCACCGAACCACCGCTGACCACCGTCCGGCAGCCCATCGAGGCCATGGGCAGGGCAGCCGTGGAGCTGTTGAACACGCAGATCAACGGCGGTTTCGTGACCCGCGAGGAGCTGCTGTTCGAGCCCGAGCTGGTGGTGCGGGGCTCTACGGCGCCACCGCCCCGTTCCTGA
- a CDS encoding ABC transporter substrate-binding protein, whose product MRSTGFRRTFVALSVSSLALALTSCGSGDEDSASGKTRITVNCMPPKSAKVDRSFFEADIASFEKQNPTIDVVAHDAFPCQDPKTFDAKLAGGQMEDVFYTYFTDAKHVVDIGQAADLTPYVKELKSYDTIQRQLRDIYTVDGKIYGIPRTGYSMGLIYNKKLFAKAGLDPEQPPATWEELRADAKKIAALGDGTVGYADYSAQNQGGWHFTAELYSQGGDVVSADGTKATIDTPQGRAVLQNLHDMRWTDDSMGSKQLLVINDVQQMMGSGKLGMYLSAPDNIPILVKEKGGDYKDLALAPMPGGEGTLIGGDGYMFNKKASPAQIRAGLKWLDHMFLTPGDGFLGDYARAKQHDAPVGLPEPRLFTGAADAKDQQVKKANANVPVENYQAFLDGNHTLDMKIEPPHAQQIYSVLDGVVSAVLTKKDADIDQLLKDATGKIDGILARG is encoded by the coding sequence ATGAGAAGCACCGGGTTCCGCCGTACGTTCGTCGCGCTCAGCGTCAGCTCGCTCGCCCTCGCCCTGACCTCCTGCGGGTCCGGCGACGAGGACTCCGCCAGCGGCAAGACCCGCATCACGGTCAACTGCATGCCGCCCAAGAGCGCCAAGGTCGACCGCTCGTTCTTCGAGGCGGACATCGCCTCCTTCGAGAAGCAGAACCCGACCATCGACGTCGTCGCCCACGACGCCTTCCCCTGCCAGGACCCGAAGACCTTCGACGCCAAGCTCGCCGGCGGCCAGATGGAAGACGTCTTCTACACGTACTTCACCGACGCCAAGCATGTCGTCGACATCGGCCAGGCGGCCGATCTCACGCCGTACGTCAAGGAGTTGAAGAGCTACGACACCATCCAGCGGCAACTGCGCGACATCTACACCGTCGACGGCAAGATCTACGGCATCCCGCGCACCGGCTACTCGATGGGCCTGATCTACAACAAGAAGCTCTTCGCGAAGGCCGGCCTCGACCCCGAGCAACCCCCCGCCACCTGGGAGGAGTTGCGCGCCGACGCCAAGAAGATCGCCGCCCTCGGCGACGGCACCGTCGGCTACGCCGACTACAGCGCCCAGAACCAGGGCGGTTGGCACTTCACCGCCGAGCTGTACTCCCAGGGCGGCGACGTGGTCAGCGCCGACGGCACGAAGGCGACGATCGACACCCCGCAGGGCCGGGCCGTCCTCCAGAACCTGCACGACATGCGCTGGACCGACGACTCCATGGGCAGCAAGCAGCTCCTCGTCATCAACGACGTGCAGCAGATGATGGGTTCGGGCAAGCTCGGCATGTATCTCTCCGCCCCCGACAACATCCCGATCCTGGTCAAGGAGAAGGGCGGCGACTACAAGGACCTCGCGCTCGCCCCCATGCCCGGCGGCGAAGGCACGCTCATCGGCGGCGACGGCTACATGTTCAACAAGAAGGCCAGCCCCGCCCAGATCCGCGCGGGCCTGAAGTGGCTGGACCACATGTTCCTGACGCCCGGGGACGGCTTCCTCGGCGACTACGCCCGCGCCAAGCAGCACGACGCCCCCGTCGGCCTGCCCGAACCCCGGCTCTTCACCGGCGCCGCCGACGCCAAGGACCAGCAGGTCAAGAAGGCCAACGCCAATGTCCCGGTGGAGAACTACCAGGCCTTCCTCGACGGCAACCACACCCTCGACATGAAGATCGAGCCGCCGCACGCCCAGCAGATCTACTCCGTGCTCGACGGCGTCGTCTCCGCCGTCCTCACCAAGAAGGACGCCGACATCGACCAGCTCCTCAAGGACGCCACCGGCAAGATCGACGGCATCCTCGCCCGGGGCTGA
- a CDS encoding carbohydrate ABC transporter permease has protein sequence MTKTAHRRPAEAIAVRPVKAPPPAGDRRRRRLAEQLRAHAFLIGGLLCFALFSWYPAIRAIVIAFQKYTPGSGAEWVGTANFTRVWHDPEFTAAWRNTLTFTLLALLLGFAVPFVLALVLNELRHAKAFFRVVVYLPVMIPPVVSALLWKWFYDPGAGLANEALRFLHLPTSNWSNGADTALVSLVIVATWANLGGTVLIYLAALQSIPGELYEAAELDGASLLQRVRHVTIPQTRFVILMLMLLQIIATMQVFTEPFVITGGGPENATVTVLYLIYKYAFLYNDFGGACALSVMLLILLGAFSAVYLRLTRSGEEGA, from the coding sequence ATGACGAAGACGGCACATCGACGACCGGCCGAGGCCATCGCCGTACGACCGGTCAAGGCGCCGCCCCCGGCAGGGGACCGGAGGCGGCGCCGCCTCGCCGAACAGCTCCGCGCCCACGCCTTCCTGATCGGCGGCCTGCTCTGCTTCGCCCTGTTCTCCTGGTACCCGGCGATCCGCGCGATCGTGATCGCCTTCCAGAAGTACACGCCGGGTTCGGGCGCCGAGTGGGTGGGCACCGCCAACTTCACCCGCGTCTGGCACGACCCCGAGTTCACCGCCGCCTGGCGCAACACCCTCACCTTCACCCTGCTCGCCCTGCTGCTCGGCTTCGCGGTCCCCTTCGTACTGGCCCTGGTGCTCAACGAGTTGCGGCACGCGAAGGCGTTCTTCCGGGTCGTCGTCTATCTGCCGGTGATGATCCCGCCGGTGGTCAGCGCCCTGCTGTGGAAGTGGTTCTACGACCCTGGCGCCGGCCTCGCCAACGAGGCGCTGCGCTTCCTGCACCTGCCCACCTCGAACTGGTCCAACGGCGCCGACACCGCACTGGTCTCCCTGGTGATCGTGGCCACCTGGGCCAACCTCGGCGGCACCGTCCTGATCTACCTGGCCGCCCTCCAGTCCATTCCCGGCGAGCTGTACGAGGCCGCCGAACTGGACGGCGCGAGCCTGCTGCAACGCGTCCGGCATGTGACGATCCCTCAGACCAGGTTCGTCATCCTCATGCTGATGCTCCTTCAGATCATCGCGACGATGCAGGTGTTCACCGAGCCGTTCGTCATCACCGGCGGCGGACCGGAGAACGCCACGGTCACCGTCCTCTACCTGATCTACAAGTACGCCTTCCTCTACAACGACTTCGGCGGCGCCTGCGCGCTCAGCGTCATGCTCCTGATCCTGCTGGGCGCCTTCTCGGCCGTCTATCTGCGCCTGACCCGCTCCGGAGAGGAGGGCGCATGA
- a CDS encoding carbohydrate ABC transporter permease, giving the protein MSAATRTLVSPATLARPRGRAVYWTVFTAVVVLFAVAFLFPVYWMVTGAAKSPDEVAQTPPTLVPKQWHLDGYTDAWDLMQLPTHLWNTVVQATGAWAFQLVFCTAAAYALSKLKPVFGKLILGGILATLMVPAQALVVPKYLTVADLGLLNDPLAIWLPAVANAFNLYLLKRFFDQIPRDVLEAAEIDGAGKLRVLWSVVLPMSRPVLGVVSIFALVAVWQDFLWPLMVFSDTDKQPISVALVQLSQNIQLTVLIAAMVIASIPMVALFLVFQRHIIAGISAGSTKG; this is encoded by the coding sequence ATGAGCGCCGCGACCCGCACCCTCGTCTCCCCGGCGACCCTGGCCCGCCCGCGCGGCAGGGCGGTGTACTGGACGGTCTTCACCGCAGTCGTCGTCCTGTTCGCGGTGGCGTTCCTCTTCCCCGTCTACTGGATGGTCACAGGCGCGGCGAAGTCCCCCGACGAGGTCGCGCAGACCCCGCCCACCCTGGTCCCGAAGCAGTGGCATCTCGACGGCTACACCGACGCCTGGGACCTGATGCAACTGCCGACCCACCTCTGGAACACCGTCGTCCAGGCCACCGGCGCCTGGGCCTTCCAACTGGTGTTCTGCACGGCCGCCGCCTACGCCCTGTCCAAGCTGAAGCCCGTCTTCGGCAAGCTGATCCTCGGCGGCATCCTCGCCACCCTCATGGTGCCCGCGCAGGCCCTCGTCGTGCCGAAATACCTGACCGTCGCCGACCTCGGCCTGCTCAACGACCCCCTCGCCATCTGGCTCCCGGCGGTCGCCAACGCCTTCAACCTCTACCTGCTCAAACGGTTCTTCGACCAGATCCCGCGCGACGTCCTGGAGGCCGCCGAGATCGACGGCGCCGGGAAACTGCGCGTCCTGTGGTCGGTCGTGCTGCCGATGTCCCGCCCGGTGCTCGGAGTTGTCTCGATCTTCGCCCTGGTCGCCGTGTGGCAGGACTTCCTCTGGCCGCTGATGGTCTTCTCCGACACCGACAAGCAGCCCATCAGCGTGGCCCTCGTCCAGCTGTCGCAGAACATCCAACTCACCGTGCTCATCGCCGCGATGGTCATCGCCAGCATCCCGATGGTCGCCCTGTTCCTGGTCTTCCAGCGGCACATCATCGCCGGGATCAGCGCGGGCAGCACGAAGGGCTGA